From the Priestia koreensis genome, one window contains:
- a CDS encoding LacI family DNA-binding transcriptional regulator, translating to MNTTIADIARIAGVAKSTVSRYLNGGSVSAKTKKKIERVILETGYIPNSFAQSLKAKRTSMIGTIVPRLDSYATSRTLMGIDEGLREMNYQMLIANTNLNLEREIESIYDFSRRKVAGIMLLATQITPQHLKAFQEVELPLLLIGQHYEGIHSLVHNDYEAGMKVGQHIAEMGHRKIAFLGVSEKDIAVGQVRKAGFQQAFLDLENTDIHFFETGFSMESAFELTSRIIEEFSPTIIVGATDNIALGALKAANARGLRVPDELSITGFGGYEVTSIMHPALTTMKYFYKDAGKEAAMHMIRLVNEEEVPLLTYSHYQLLERDSVLNMTVK from the coding sequence ATGAATACAACAATCGCAGATATTGCCAGGATTGCGGGTGTGGCAAAAAGTACGGTTTCCCGCTATTTGAACGGAGGGTCTGTAAGTGCAAAAACAAAAAAGAAAATTGAGCGAGTGATTTTAGAAACAGGCTATATCCCTAATTCGTTTGCACAAAGCTTAAAAGCCAAACGAACGAGTATGATTGGAACGATTGTGCCAAGGCTAGACTCCTATGCCACTTCAAGAACGCTAATGGGGATCGACGAAGGACTTCGTGAGATGAATTATCAAATGCTGATTGCGAATACCAACCTTAATCTTGAACGGGAAATTGAGAGCATCTATGACTTTTCAAGGCGCAAAGTAGCAGGAATTATGTTGCTTGCCACTCAAATTACGCCCCAGCATTTGAAGGCATTTCAAGAAGTTGAGTTGCCTCTTTTACTCATTGGGCAGCACTACGAAGGCATCCATAGTTTGGTTCATAACGATTATGAGGCAGGGATGAAGGTAGGACAACATATTGCTGAGATGGGCCACCGAAAAATTGCATTTTTAGGGGTATCAGAGAAAGATATCGCCGTCGGACAAGTACGCAAAGCAGGATTTCAACAAGCGTTTCTTGATTTGGAGAATACGGACATTCATTTTTTTGAAACGGGCTTTAGTATGGAGAGCGCTTTTGAGCTCACATCACGTATCATTGAAGAATTTTCGCCTACTATTATTGTAGGAGCAACAGATAACATCGCTCTCGGCGCTTTAAAAGCTGCAAATGCGAGGGGGTTACGTGTTCCAGACGAATTGTCCATTACGGGGTTTGGAGGATACGAGGTAACGAGCATTATGCATCCGGCTTTAACAACGATGAAGTATTTTTACAAAGATGCAGGGAAAGAAGCCGCAATGCACATGATTCGATTGGTAAATGAGGAGGAAGTACCTTTGCTAACGTATTCTCATTATCAATTACTCGAGCGTGATAGCGTATTGAATATGACGGTAAAATAA
- a CDS encoding MarR family winged helix-turn-helix transcriptional regulator has protein sequence MSHTCSKEMAILYHFYELNKQVTQKFERCTGMGQSRLDLLHHLYEVDEISQSSLQKDVKIDSAAITRHLKHLEGIEMISRRKNPDDNRVTFVRLTTKGRQQILSYRSERARFLENMLKDFSNDERSTLLSMLDRIIDNVSQIES, from the coding sequence TTGTCCCATACATGCTCTAAAGAAATGGCGATTTTATATCATTTTTATGAATTAAATAAACAAGTCACTCAAAAATTTGAACGTTGTACGGGAATGGGACAATCGCGACTTGATTTGCTTCATCACTTATATGAAGTCGATGAAATTAGTCAATCATCCCTTCAAAAAGACGTTAAAATTGATAGTGCAGCCATCACAAGACACTTAAAACACCTTGAGGGCATTGAAATGATTTCAAGGAGAAAAAATCCAGATGACAACCGCGTTACGTTTGTCAGACTAACGACTAAAGGTCGTCAACAGATTCTTTCTTACCGAAGTGAGCGAGCTCGATTTTTAGAAAACATGCTGAAAGATTTTAGCAATGATGAGCGTTCTACCCTTTTATCCATGTTAGATCGCATAATAGACAATGTATCTCAAATTGAGTCTTGA
- a CDS encoding nitroreductase family protein, with protein sequence MNINKPSNDFNEVVKGRRSVKVYDPEAKISREEMEEIIMEATLAPSSVNMQPWRFLVIDSPEAKAKLAPLARFNQEQVETSAAVIAIFGDLKADENVDHIYEQMVAHGYMPQDVKDMQLAKIKAYYDNMPHQVNLETALIDAGLVTMQLMLVARAHGYETNPIGGYEKDQIADVFGIDKERYAPVMLLSIGKGTKEGYPSYRLPFEKIAQFR encoded by the coding sequence ATGAACATCAACAAACCGTCAAATGACTTTAATGAAGTAGTAAAAGGACGTCGTTCCGTAAAAGTATACGATCCAGAAGCAAAAATCAGCCGTGAGGAAATGGAAGAAATCATTATGGAAGCAACGCTTGCTCCTTCTTCTGTAAACATGCAGCCATGGCGCTTTCTTGTAATTGATAGCCCTGAGGCAAAAGCAAAACTTGCTCCACTTGCACGCTTTAACCAAGAACAAGTTGAAACATCTGCAGCAGTGATCGCCATCTTTGGTGACCTCAAAGCAGACGAAAACGTAGATCATATCTACGAGCAAATGGTTGCACACGGTTATATGCCACAAGACGTAAAAGATATGCAGCTTGCTAAAATTAAAGCATATTACGATAACATGCCTCATCAAGTAAATTTAGAAACAGCTCTAATTGACGCTGGTCTTGTAACAATGCAATTAATGCTTGTTGCTCGTGCACACGGATATGAAACAAACCCAATCGGTGGTTATGAAAAAGATCAAATCGCTGACGTATTTGGTATTGATAAAGAGCGCTATGCACCGGTTATGCTTCTTTCAATTGGGAAAGGTACAAAAGAAGGTTACCCTTCATACCGCCTTCCATTTGAAAAGATTGCTCAATTTAGATAA